Proteins encoded by one window of Kribbella italica:
- a CDS encoding sigma-70 family RNA polymerase sigma factor: protein MTIHDDRAGVPMADDRAALLRELHDVHAPALWRFVVRLTGDDRFAEDVVQETLLRAWRRPQILTEDEAGARAWLFTVARNLVIDDRRSARVNREVASDDLPERPSADHANAVLDAWLVADSLAQLSEDHRQVIVRAYYGRRTVTDIAKELDIPPGTVKSRLHYGMRALKLALQERGVTQE from the coding sequence ATGACGATCCACGACGACAGAGCTGGAGTGCCGATGGCCGACGATCGGGCGGCGCTTCTGCGTGAGCTGCACGACGTGCACGCGCCTGCGCTGTGGCGGTTCGTGGTCCGGCTCACCGGGGACGACCGGTTCGCCGAGGACGTCGTGCAGGAGACGTTGCTGCGGGCGTGGCGGCGGCCGCAGATCCTGACCGAGGACGAGGCGGGGGCGCGGGCCTGGCTGTTCACCGTGGCGCGGAACCTGGTCATCGACGACCGGCGCAGTGCGCGGGTCAACCGGGAGGTCGCCAGCGACGACCTGCCGGAACGGCCGAGCGCCGACCACGCGAACGCCGTGCTGGACGCGTGGCTGGTGGCCGACTCGCTGGCGCAGTTGTCGGAGGACCATCGGCAGGTGATCGTCCGGGCGTACTACGGCCGGCGGACGGTCACCGACATCGCCAAGGAGCTCGACATCCCGCCGGGCACGGTGAAATCGCGGTTGCACTACGGAATGCGGGCGCTGAAGCTCGCGCTGCAGGAGAGGGGGGTGACGCAGGAATGA
- a CDS encoding anti-sigma factor family protein — translation MSDPYRDWDAAYLLGALSAQDRRAYEEHLRTCADCSAEVASLAGVPGTLAMLPGERALATLDPTPPNLLPGLVRAVTRDRRKRRFRVAGLVAATAATAAAIGAVVAVPLAREEPEGDYVVLAQTVASKLTADARLVEERWGTTIEISCRYDELATPSERARGYDLFVTDQSGKTTMIASWTASPGTTVRPAATTKLHRGEIRALDIRSSDTGRILLAVHF, via the coding sequence ATGAGCGATCCGTACCGGGACTGGGACGCGGCCTACCTGCTGGGCGCGTTGTCCGCGCAGGATCGGCGCGCGTACGAGGAGCACCTGCGCACGTGCGCGGACTGTTCGGCGGAGGTGGCGTCGCTGGCGGGCGTCCCCGGGACCCTGGCGATGCTGCCGGGGGAGCGGGCGCTCGCCACCCTCGACCCCACCCCGCCGAACCTGTTGCCCGGCCTGGTCCGGGCCGTCACCCGGGACCGTCGCAAGCGGCGGTTCCGGGTCGCGGGACTGGTCGCCGCGACCGCCGCCACCGCTGCCGCGATCGGCGCGGTGGTGGCGGTCCCGCTGGCTCGCGAGGAACCCGAGGGGGACTACGTCGTCCTGGCGCAGACCGTCGCCAGCAAGTTGACCGCCGATGCCCGCCTGGTGGAGGAGCGGTGGGGGACGACGATCGAGATCAGTTGCCGGTACGACGAACTGGCGACCCCCAGCGAACGCGCCCGCGGCTACGACCTGTTCGTCACCGACCAGAGCGGCAAGACCACGATGATCGCGAGCTGGACAGCCTCTCCCGGTACGACGGTCCGCCCGGCCGCAACGACCAAGCTGCACCGCGGCGAGATCCGCGCGCTGGACATCCGCAGCTCCGACACCGGCCGCATCCTGCTCGCCGTCCACTTCTGA
- a CDS encoding tyrosine-type recombinase/integrase gives MATSPKRRQRARGSVETLPSGALRVSVYAGIDPVTKRRHYLKETIPAGTLKADDEAERAIRRLQTLVDERRQPRTNASVSALVERHLDLAQLDETTARTYRGYFRNHIQPIIGHIKVGAVDADLLDPYYAELRRCRLHCDRQRFIEHRTARPHECDDRCHPHVCRPLGAATIRQIHFILSGAFQQAVRWKWVGVNPMPTGKPPAAPKPNPRPPTAAEAARILAEAFRDPAWGTFVWIAMVTGARRGELCGLRWSKVDLENAIIIVDTSVAQNSSQKWLKDTKTHQQRRLAIDGDTVTILREHRAECERRAEALDTKLRADAFVFSLEPDNSEHLVPDSVSQRYGKLAARLGINTTLHKLRHYSATELIAAGVDIRTVAGRLGHGGGGTTTLRVYTAFVSESDQRAAQALFSRLPSRPEQRTASERARVEPRSPYEHVATAISGDITDGQFPRGAALPSTAQLTQIYGVSAGTIRRALQLLSEWGLIDGSGRPI, from the coding sequence ATGGCAACGAGCCCGAAGAGGCGCCAGCGAGCCCGCGGCAGCGTCGAGACATTGCCCAGCGGAGCCCTCCGCGTGTCGGTCTACGCGGGCATTGACCCGGTCACCAAACGCCGGCACTACCTCAAAGAGACCATCCCCGCCGGCACGCTCAAGGCGGATGATGAGGCCGAGCGGGCAATCCGCCGGCTTCAGACCCTGGTCGACGAGCGTCGGCAGCCGCGGACCAATGCCAGCGTCAGCGCTCTGGTGGAGCGCCACCTCGACCTGGCCCAACTGGACGAAACGACAGCACGCACCTATCGCGGGTACTTTCGAAATCACATTCAGCCGATCATCGGGCACATCAAGGTAGGTGCGGTCGACGCTGATCTCCTTGACCCCTACTACGCGGAGCTTCGCAGGTGTCGTCTGCACTGCGACCGGCAGCGATTCATCGAGCACCGCACAGCCCGACCGCATGAGTGCGACGACCGATGTCATCCCCACGTCTGCCGACCCCTGGGCGCAGCAACGATCCGTCAGATCCACTTCATCCTTAGCGGGGCATTTCAACAAGCGGTCCGCTGGAAGTGGGTAGGGGTAAACCCGATGCCGACCGGCAAGCCGCCAGCCGCTCCGAAGCCGAACCCACGACCGCCGACAGCGGCGGAAGCGGCCCGGATCCTGGCCGAGGCGTTCAGGGACCCTGCCTGGGGCACGTTCGTCTGGATAGCCATGGTCACCGGTGCCCGCCGCGGTGAACTCTGCGGCCTCCGCTGGTCCAAGGTAGACCTCGAGAACGCCATCATCATCGTGGACACTAGCGTCGCCCAGAACAGTAGTCAGAAGTGGCTCAAGGACACCAAGACCCACCAGCAGCGTCGTCTCGCCATTGACGGCGACACCGTCACCATTCTCCGAGAGCACCGCGCCGAATGCGAACGCCGAGCTGAGGCTCTCGACACGAAGCTTCGTGCAGATGCGTTCGTCTTCTCTCTTGAACCGGACAACAGCGAGCACCTGGTCCCGGATAGCGTCTCTCAGCGCTACGGCAAGCTGGCCGCCCGCCTGGGCATCAACACCACACTTCACAAGCTCCGCCACTATTCGGCCACCGAACTCATCGCGGCCGGCGTTGACATCCGTACGGTCGCCGGCCGACTTGGCCATGGGGGCGGCGGTACAACCACTCTCCGCGTCTACACAGCATTCGTGTCCGAGTCGGATCAACGTGCGGCGCAAGCTCTCTTCTCCCGGCTCCCTTCCCGGCCGGAGCAGCGCACCGCGTCCGAGCGGGCGCGCGTAGAACCGCGCTCGCCGTACGAGCACGTGGCGACGGCGATCAGCGGAGACATCACAGACGGACAGTTCCCGAGAGGTGCGGCTCTCCCGTCCACAGCTCAGCTCACCCAGATCTACGGAGTGTCGGCGGGAACGATCCGACGAGCCTTACAGCTGCTTTCCGAGTGGGGCCTGATTGATGGATCAGGACGGCCGATCTAA
- a CDS encoding DoxX family protein — MMLERWQGQVVAVFRIVVGFLFATHGAAALFGVLGVKQVEALTWPSWWAAAIQGIAGALVMVGFGTRWAALLCSGSMAYAYFTVHQVDGLLPVENGGEKAALFAFAFLLIAVLGNGGWALESSLSSRKREPVAAGE, encoded by the coding sequence ATGATGTTGGAGCGCTGGCAGGGGCAGGTCGTTGCTGTGTTCAGGATTGTGGTGGGGTTTTTGTTTGCCACCCATGGCGCCGCGGCGCTGTTCGGGGTGCTGGGGGTGAAGCAGGTGGAAGCACTGACGTGGCCGTCCTGGTGGGCGGCGGCGATCCAGGGGATCGCGGGGGCGTTGGTGATGGTGGGGTTCGGGACGCGGTGGGCCGCGTTGCTGTGTTCGGGGTCGATGGCTTACGCGTACTTCACGGTGCATCAGGTTGACGGGTTGCTGCCGGTGGAGAACGGTGGGGAGAAGGCGGCGTTGTTCGCGTTCGCGTTCCTGTTGATCGCGGTGCTCGGGAACGGGGGCTGGGCGCTGGAAAGTAGCCTTTCCAGCAGGAAGCGGGAGCCTGTGGCGGCCGGCGAGTAG